One genomic segment of Novisyntrophococcus fermenticellae includes these proteins:
- a CDS encoding 2-oxoacid:acceptor oxidoreductase family protein, whose amino-acid sequence METNLCVAGFGGQGVMTLGKFLASATCDSTDKHVTFFPSYGAEQRGGTANCFVVISDEAIGAPLGDVMDDLIIMNGPSLQKFLPTLKEGGTLFLNSSIVSDENIREDVKIIKAPVTELALELGNAKVLNVIMLGVYVGYTKVIEPEIVWSTIEHKLQKKASLLPLNRRAFEKGLEIGESQR is encoded by the coding sequence ATGGAAACAAATTTATGTGTAGCCGGTTTCGGCGGACAGGGTGTAATGACACTGGGGAAGTTCCTGGCTTCGGCAACCTGTGATTCAACGGATAAACATGTTACGTTCTTTCCCTCCTATGGGGCGGAGCAAAGAGGGGGCACGGCAAATTGCTTTGTCGTGATTTCAGATGAAGCAATCGGTGCACCTTTGGGTGATGTGATGGATGATCTGATCATCATGAACGGACCTTCTCTGCAAAAGTTTCTGCCCACCTTAAAAGAGGGAGGGACACTGTTTCTCAACAGCTCTATCGTTTCGGATGAGAACATTCGTGAGGATGTTAAGATTATAAAAGCACCTGTAACGGAACTGGCACTGGAGCTTGGTAATGCAAAGGTTTTAAATGTAATTATGCTGGGTGTATATGTAGGCTATACGAAGGTTATAGAGCCAGAAATTGTATGGTCAACAATCGAACATAAGCTTCAGAAAAAAGCCAGTCTCCTTCCGCTAAACAGACGGGCATTTGAAAAGGGATTGGAAATCGGAGAGTCACAGAGATAA
- a CDS encoding DUF1097 domain-containing protein, which produces MHIKKQTFILAAAIAVFPPLWAVAAPYLGIKTGAVALICAGVYAANGNKREDALKITAGFWCGDFWACLALWILKNLKLGENVGLFLSLAVLGFAAVLIASVLDRYIYLPSWLCGWAIGLSLMTPETLSMDKTIPFQIGVAMAVGVWYVGAGVDFFCKLVEKKLHKKENKNGSRI; this is translated from the coding sequence ATGCACATTAAGAAACAAACTTTCATCCTGGCTGCGGCTATTGCGGTATTTCCGCCCTTATGGGCGGTAGCCGCACCATATCTGGGGATTAAGACAGGAGCAGTGGCTTTAATCTGTGCAGGAGTCTATGCAGCGAATGGAAATAAAAGGGAAGATGCCTTAAAAATAACAGCAGGTTTCTGGTGCGGTGATTTTTGGGCGTGTCTTGCTCTTTGGATTCTGAAGAATTTAAAGCTGGGAGAAAACGTGGGATTATTTTTAAGCCTGGCAGTTTTAGGATTTGCAGCTGTACTCATCGCCTCTGTCTTAGACAGATATATCTATCTGCCTTCCTGGCTTTGTGGCTGGGCCATTGGCTTAAGCTTGATGACGCCTGAGACTTTAAGTATGGACAAAACCATACCTTTTCAAATTGGAGTGGCCATGGCTGTGGGAGTCTGGTATGTAGGTGCGGGGGTAGATTTTTTTTGCAAACTGGTTGAAAAAAAATTACATAAAAAGGAGAATAAAAATGGGAGTAGAATTTGA
- a CDS encoding MFS transporter, producing the protein MKQNRWFHAVMGVIVLLFAGLIYAWSVLSRPIAAYFTDWTSAQLSLTFTICIMFFCLGGFLAGVLSDKVNVKINMLASACLFLAGFFIASNTDSLPGLYIGYGMLAGMASGIAYNSVMGSVTKYFPDKPGLISGILLMGFGIGSFLIGKVYQAFTGEGEAWRGSFQFMGILLFVILLLSAFLIKRPGAEEIAQFADPDEKEETKQEKQEETLELNFYQMIKRSSFWLYFIWAVLLCAAGLAVISQAGGMAAEVAPKASAGTLSTAVGLISIFNGVGRVLFGSMYDRIGRKKTMLTNEILFCGALLLMILSIRIGSFSILIVGYSLMGMAYGGVPTTNSAFVGAFYGRKNYNVNFSILNMNLFFSSFGSTIAGFLYDSSGSYLSTLLFLLGAVLVGIILAKLIKKP; encoded by the coding sequence ATGAAACAAAACCGATGGTTTCATGCAGTTATGGGGGTAATTGTCCTTTTATTTGCGGGACTTATCTATGCCTGGAGTGTACTCTCCAGGCCCATAGCTGCATATTTTACGGATTGGACCAGTGCACAGCTTTCCCTGACATTTACAATTTGTATTATGTTTTTCTGTCTGGGAGGTTTTTTGGCGGGAGTCCTGTCTGATAAAGTAAATGTAAAAATAAATATGCTTGCTTCGGCTTGCCTTTTTCTGGCCGGCTTTTTTATTGCTTCAAACACGGACTCACTGCCCGGTCTTTACATAGGGTATGGCATGTTAGCTGGAATGGCATCTGGTATTGCCTATAATTCAGTCATGGGCTCGGTGACGAAATATTTTCCGGATAAGCCGGGTCTTATATCCGGAATCTTACTTATGGGCTTTGGAATTGGAAGTTTTCTGATTGGAAAGGTCTATCAGGCATTTACAGGTGAAGGCGAAGCCTGGAGAGGATCCTTTCAGTTCATGGGAATTCTTCTCTTTGTAATTCTGCTGTTATCCGCTTTTCTGATAAAGAGACCGGGTGCAGAAGAGATTGCGCAATTTGCAGACCCGGATGAAAAAGAGGAGACGAAACAGGAGAAGCAGGAGGAAACCTTAGAACTGAATTTTTATCAGATGATAAAGAGAAGTTCCTTCTGGCTGTATTTTATCTGGGCAGTTCTGTTGTGTGCAGCCGGACTTGCTGTGATATCACAAGCGGGCGGCATGGCAGCGGAGGTGGCACCGAAGGCTTCGGCAGGAACACTATCCACAGCTGTAGGACTGATTTCCATCTTTAATGGTGTGGGGCGTGTTCTTTTCGGGAGTATGTATGATCGAATCGGACGTAAAAAAACAATGCTCACCAATGAAATACTGTTCTGTGGCGCACTTCTGCTTATGATTCTTTCAATAAGAATTGGTAGTTTTTCGATTTTGATTGTTGGGTATTCACTGATGGGGATGGCTTATGGAGGTGTTCCCACGACAAACTCCGCTTTTGTAGGCGCCTTTTACGGAAGGAAAAATTATAATGTGAATTTCTCAATTTTGAATATGAATCTTTTCTTTTCGTCTTTTGGAAGTACGATTGCAGGATTTCTTTATGATTCCAGCGGGTCATACTTAAGTACCCTGCTCTTTTTACTGGGTGCGGTTTTAGTGGGAATTATCCTTGCAAAATTGATAAAAAAACCTTAA
- the buk gene encoding butyrate kinase, translated as MSYKILAVNPGSTSTKIAVYEDEKELFSESIVHSDEELKKYQKVTDEFDMRKETILNSMNKHGVKEKDLSAVVGRGGQLVNIHAGGYLVTQDMKEKLVDASTIEHASNLGALIADAIAAPLGIPSYIYDAVGSDEMKDIAKITGMPEIVRESFCHVLNSKAMARKVAAKAGKSYQEMNFIVAHLGGGISVSAHERGRIVDAIPSDGGPFSPERSGSIPLNYIVDMCYSGKYCKREMTKKITGMGGIKAYLGTSSCLEVEKMIEAGNTQAKEIFEAEAYQIAKGIGELSPVLKGKIDAIILTGGVAHSKMLTDWITDYVSFIAPVVVMPGENELESLAAGALRILKGEEQADPYKK; from the coding sequence ATGAGCTATAAGATTTTAGCTGTTAATCCGGGCTCTACCTCTACAAAGATTGCGGTTTACGAGGATGAGAAGGAGCTTTTTTCAGAAAGTATTGTACATTCTGATGAAGAGTTAAAGAAGTATCAAAAAGTTACCGATGAGTTCGACATGCGCAAGGAAACAATTTTGAATTCCATGAATAAGCATGGCGTAAAAGAAAAAGACTTATCTGCTGTTGTCGGAAGAGGCGGACAACTGGTAAATATCCATGCGGGCGGCTATCTGGTCACGCAGGATATGAAAGAAAAGCTCGTGGATGCATCTACCATTGAACATGCATCCAACCTGGGAGCTCTGATTGCGGATGCAATTGCTGCACCCCTGGGGATTCCCTCTTATATTTACGATGCAGTGGGCTCCGATGAAATGAAGGACATTGCCAAAATCACCGGTATGCCCGAGATAGTAAGAGAGAGCTTCTGTCATGTTTTAAATTCTAAGGCCATGGCCCGGAAGGTGGCTGCAAAAGCCGGTAAGAGCTACCAGGAGATGAATTTTATCGTGGCACATTTGGGTGGTGGAATCTCAGTAAGTGCCCATGAAAGAGGTCGTATTGTGGATGCCATTCCATCGGACGGAGGTCCATTTTCTCCGGAGAGGTCCGGAAGTATTCCCTTAAACTACATTGTAGACATGTGCTATAGTGGTAAATACTGTAAGAGGGAAATGACGAAAAAAATAACCGGAATGGGTGGTATTAAAGCTTATCTTGGAACTTCAAGCTGTCTTGAGGTCGAAAAGATGATAGAAGCGGGTAATACACAGGCAAAAGAGATATTTGAGGCTGAGGCCTATCAGATTGCCAAAGGAATCGGAGAGCTTTCGCCTGTACTCAAAGGGAAAATTGATGCGATTATTTTGACAGGTGGAGTGGCTCATTCTAAGATGCTGACTGACTGGATTACAGATTATGTAAGCTTTATTGCCCCGGTAGTGGTTATGCCGGGTGAAAATGAGTTGGAATCACTGGCAGCGGGAGCCTTACGTATTCTCAAAGGAGAAGAGCAGGCAGATCCTTATAAAAAGTAA
- the rfbB gene encoding dTDP-glucose 4,6-dehydratase has product MNIIVTGGAGFIGSNFIFHMLKKYPEYRIVCLDCLTYAGNLSTLAPVMDNPNFRFVKESITDREAVYRLFEEEHPDIVVNFAAESHVDRSIENPEVFLDTNIKGTAVLMDACRKYGIQRYHQVSTDEVYGDLPLDRPDLFFTEETPIHTSSPYSSSKAGADLLVLAYHRTYGLPVTVSRCSNNYGPYHFPEKLIPLMIANALNDKPLPVYGKGENVRDWLYVEDHCKAIDLIIHKGRVGEVYNIGGHNEMTNIDIVKIICRELDKPESLITYVTDRKGHDMRYAIDPAKIHRELGWLPETKFADGIKKTIQWYLDHKEWWETIISGEYQNYYADMYENR; this is encoded by the coding sequence ATGAATATTATTGTAACCGGCGGTGCCGGGTTTATCGGAAGCAACTTCATTTTTCACATGTTAAAGAAATATCCGGAGTATCGTATTGTATGCCTGGACTGTCTGACCTATGCCGGCAACCTGTCAACGCTGGCACCTGTTATGGATAACCCCAATTTCCGTTTTGTAAAAGAAAGCATTACAGACCGCGAAGCTGTATACAGACTCTTTGAAGAGGAGCATCCTGATATCGTGGTAAATTTCGCTGCTGAAAGCCACGTAGACCGTTCCATCGAAAATCCTGAAGTTTTCCTGGATACAAATATCAAAGGCACCGCTGTCCTGATGGATGCCTGCAGAAAATATGGAATCCAGAGATACCATCAGGTTTCCACTGATGAAGTATATGGAGACTTACCACTGGATCGGCCGGATCTCTTCTTCACCGAGGAAACACCGATTCACACAAGCAGCCCCTACAGCTCTTCAAAAGCCGGAGCAGACCTGCTGGTACTGGCTTATCACCGTACCTACGGTCTGCCTGTCACCGTGAGCCGCTGCTCCAACAACTACGGTCCCTATCACTTCCCGGAAAAACTGATTCCTCTGATGATTGCCAATGCCCTGAATGACAAACCACTTCCCGTATACGGAAAAGGTGAGAATGTCCGTGACTGGCTCTATGTGGAAGACCATTGCAAAGCGATTGATCTGATTATTCACAAGGGACGTGTCGGTGAGGTTTATAATATCGGTGGTCATAATGAGATGACAAATATTGATATTGTTAAGATCATCTGCAGAGAACTTGATAAACCGGAAAGCCTGATTACTTATGTAACGGACCGGAAAGGTCATGACATGCGCTACGCCATCGATCCTGCCAAGATTCACAGGGAGCTTGGTTGGCTGCCGGAAACAAAATTTGCCGACGGAATCAAAAAAACGATTCAATGGTATCTGGATCATAAGGAATGGTGGGAAACAATTATTTCGGGTGAATATCAGAACTATTATGCAGACATGTATGAGAATCGCTGA
- a CDS encoding acetyl-CoA hydrolase, translating into MGVEFDPMRSFIYVDVVKEEYRHKLEHWLYFHHIPESISQFEPYCTKYAFYNALPVPEGGERFGTARMQITEHSWLVNIMDPALKVKAFQEYMPIEALKWQGTVPETAGDVLLSGDDARATGGNNGCPPFVFAFCPMWWEEDIKGTGRTLEEGPNYRWNFTLTYPEGVSKEEGDKWLFEEVFPHFESNNCCTRILTSKVRQEINNCPMHRVVEMWFTGPTAWHHLSVETADKIKAPSWAKDGDVFPYLKSNFEIRGAFVTDYPTCDAYSQYRGYIPRR; encoded by the coding sequence ATGGGAGTAGAATTTGATCCGATGCGGAGCTTTATCTACGTAGATGTAGTAAAAGAGGAGTACAGACATAAACTGGAGCACTGGCTTTATTTTCATCATATTCCGGAGAGCATTTCCCAGTTTGAGCCTTACTGCACGAAGTATGCATTTTATAATGCACTGCCGGTTCCTGAAGGCGGAGAAAGATTTGGAACAGCACGTATGCAGATTACAGAACACAGCTGGCTTGTAAACATTATGGATCCGGCTCTTAAGGTAAAGGCATTTCAGGAATATATGCCGATTGAAGCTTTAAAGTGGCAGGGAACCGTGCCGGAGACGGCCGGAGATGTGCTGTTGTCAGGGGATGATGCACGTGCAACAGGGGGAAATAACGGCTGCCCGCCATTCGTATTCGCTTTTTGCCCTATGTGGTGGGAAGAAGATATAAAAGGCACAGGACGTACGCTGGAAGAAGGCCCTAATTACCGCTGGAATTTTACACTGACTTATCCGGAAGGTGTTTCTAAAGAAGAAGGGGATAAGTGGCTGTTTGAAGAAGTGTTCCCTCACTTTGAATCGAATAACTGCTGCACCCGTATTTTGACCAGCAAGGTAAGACAGGAAATTAATAACTGTCCGATGCATAGGGTCGTAGAAATGTGGTTTACAGGTCCTACAGCCTGGCATCATCTGTCTGTGGAAACAGCAGATAAGATTAAAGCACCATCATGGGCAAAGGATGGGGATGTATTTCCATATTTAAAGTCTAATTTTGAAATAAGAGGAGCATTTGTCACAGATTATCCTACCTGTGATGCATATAGTCAATATAGAGGTTATATACCCAGAAGATAA
- a CDS encoding flavodoxin family protein, whose translation MKILGISFGTKNGTNDSLCMEALMGAKEKGGDVEFIQMSTLNIRHCTGCCACAKTLLSGKGNMCTIKDDDFEWLLDKMLDADGIIISDPIFEEGASGLFHTITDRFGPRTDRGNNVIGTKIAQETGGKIPDPRLLKDKVISYIGVGGSDWGTRVQCEHAMHALTPMWKVIDNAWFPWAKSVLMEDDKLAEVHQIGCNLAEAAKDVEKAEYKGEEGACPHCHNRLFYLEPGSTKAICGLCGIVGEITVEDGKTKFSFPEEQLEHAHDTMSGKFIHGKDIQRNEGAFAEIRKTDEFKTRKKKYTDFITPTTVR comes from the coding sequence ATGAAGATCTTAGGTATTTCTTTTGGAACGAAGAATGGAACAAATGATTCGCTCTGTATGGAGGCATTAATGGGAGCGAAAGAAAAAGGCGGTGATGTGGAATTTATTCAGATGTCTACATTAAACATCCGTCACTGCACCGGATGCTGTGCCTGCGCAAAGACTCTTTTAAGCGGTAAAGGTAATATGTGTACAATTAAGGATGATGATTTTGAATGGCTGCTTGATAAGATGCTGGACGCAGATGGAATCATTATCAGCGATCCTATTTTTGAAGAGGGAGCCTCCGGATTATTCCACACCATTACAGACCGTTTCGGACCCAGAACAGACAGAGGAAATAATGTGATCGGAACCAAAATTGCTCAGGAAACCGGAGGAAAGATTCCGGATCCCCGTCTTTTAAAAGACAAGGTTATCTCTTACATAGGTGTGGGTGGTTCTGACTGGGGAACCAGAGTACAGTGTGAGCATGCTATGCATGCGTTAACCCCTATGTGGAAAGTGATTGATAATGCATGGTTTCCATGGGCAAAGTCTGTCCTTATGGAGGATGATAAGCTTGCAGAGGTTCATCAAATCGGGTGCAACCTGGCAGAGGCAGCAAAGGATGTAGAGAAGGCTGAATACAAGGGTGAAGAAGGTGCCTGTCCTCACTGCCACAACAGGCTGTTCTATTTAGAGCCTGGTTCCACAAAGGCTATTTGCGGGCTGTGTGGAATTGTAGGAGAAATAACAGTAGAAGACGGAAAGACAAAGTTCAGCTTCCCGGAGGAGCAGCTAGAGCATGCGCATGATACTATGTCCGGAAAGTTCATCCACGGTAAAGATATTCAGAGAAACGAGGGGGCTTTTGCGGAAATTCGTAAGACAGATGAATTTAAGACCCGTAAGAAGAAATACACAGACTTTATCACACCAACTACAGTAAGATAA
- a CDS encoding thiamine pyrophosphate-dependent enzyme: protein MKQIYARTKTIQEDKVSGFCPGCMHGTVMKLIGEVLDEMNLVDKAACVLGIGCCGLQMDYMAYDNTTAPHGRACAVATGMKKANPESLVFTYQGDGDFASIGLAESMSAANRGENITVIFINNGIYGMTGGQMAPTTLIGMKSSTSPQGRDAKEHGYPMHMCEILNQLTAPAYLERTSCNNPANVMKTKKAIKKAFQNQIDGKGFSMVEIVTSCPTNWGMDALKALDYIEEKMLPEFPLGVIRDQ from the coding sequence ATGAAACAAATTTATGCGAGAACAAAAACCATTCAGGAAGACAAAGTTTCAGGCTTTTGCCCCGGATGCATGCATGGTACCGTGATGAAACTGATCGGCGAAGTTCTGGATGAGATGAATCTGGTGGATAAAGCGGCCTGTGTTCTGGGTATTGGTTGCTGTGGACTTCAGATGGACTATATGGCATATGATAATACTACGGCACCTCATGGACGCGCCTGTGCAGTAGCAACAGGTATGAAGAAGGCGAATCCAGAAAGCCTGGTGTTTACTTATCAGGGAGATGGAGATTTTGCTTCAATCGGACTGGCAGAATCCATGTCAGCGGCAAACAGAGGAGAGAATATTACAGTTATCTTTATTAATAATGGTATCTATGGTATGACAGGTGGTCAGATGGCACCGACGACTCTGATTGGTATGAAATCCAGTACATCCCCGCAAGGCCGGGATGCAAAGGAACATGGATATCCGATGCATATGTGTGAGATTTTAAATCAGCTTACGGCGCCCGCTTATCTGGAACGGACCAGCTGCAATAACCCTGCGAATGTAATGAAGACAAAAAAAGCGATAAAGAAAGCATTTCAAAATCAGATTGACGGAAAGGGCTTTTCAATGGTAGAGATTGTTACCAGCTGCCCTACAAACTGGGGGATGGATGCACTCAAAGCGCTTGATTATATAGAAGAAAAGATGCTCCCGGAGTTTCCCCTGGGTGTGATCAGAGACCAATAA
- the vorB gene encoding 3-methyl-2-oxobutanoate dehydrogenase subunit VorB gives MSRVFMKGCEAIAEAAVRAGCRFFAGYPITPQNEIPEYFARRMPEVGGSFVQGESEVASVNMVYGAASAGVRSMTSSSSPGIALKSEGISYCASARIPMVYANISRGGPGVGSIQPAQMDYYQATKASGNGGFQMLVFAPASVQEAVDMTYKAFDYADRDRNPVLILADGVIGTMMEPVTLPEMKTDEEIAEIKEAKKAWACIGHPLDYANRSWIEPGHWKTADMQRANEEASRLYESWGKEAQAEEYRTEDAEVVIAAYGISARIAKSAVNQLRKEGIKAGLIRAITVHPFPSHAFEHIDYGKVKAVLDVEMSIPAQFVTDVEAAVKNRCPVETCLCSGGNIMSRDAVIESVRKILAK, from the coding sequence ATGTCTAGAGTATTTATGAAAGGCTGTGAGGCGATTGCGGAAGCAGCGGTAAGGGCCGGGTGTCGTTTCTTTGCCGGATATCCGATTACGCCCCAGAATGAGATTCCGGAGTATTTTGCGAGAAGAATGCCGGAAGTGGGCGGTAGTTTCGTACAAGGTGAATCAGAAGTCGCATCTGTAAATATGGTTTATGGCGCTGCCAGTGCAGGGGTCAGGTCGATGACGTCTTCCTCCAGCCCAGGCATTGCCCTGAAGAGTGAGGGGATTTCTTACTGTGCATCTGCCAGAATCCCTATGGTGTACGCAAACATTTCACGGGGAGGTCCGGGCGTCGGATCTATCCAGCCGGCTCAGATGGATTACTATCAGGCGACAAAGGCTTCCGGAAATGGCGGATTTCAGATGCTGGTATTCGCCCCGGCTTCAGTGCAGGAAGCAGTTGATATGACTTATAAGGCATTTGATTATGCTGACCGGGACCGGAATCCGGTATTAATACTCGCAGATGGTGTCATAGGAACCATGATGGAGCCCGTTACGCTTCCTGAGATGAAAACAGATGAAGAAATCGCTGAAATAAAAGAAGCAAAGAAAGCATGGGCATGTATCGGACATCCGCTTGACTATGCAAACCGTTCCTGGATTGAGCCGGGTCACTGGAAGACTGCCGATATGCAAAGAGCGAATGAAGAAGCCTCCAGACTTTACGAGAGCTGGGGAAAAGAAGCACAGGCTGAAGAATACAGGACAGAGGATGCCGAAGTCGTGATTGCTGCCTACGGAATATCAGCACGTATTGCAAAATCAGCCGTAAATCAGCTCCGTAAAGAAGGCATAAAAGCAGGCCTTATCCGTGCGATAACGGTTCACCCGTTTCCAAGTCATGCATTTGAACATATCGATTATGGAAAGGTTAAGGCAGTGCTTGATGTTGAGATGTCAATTCCTGCGCAGTTTGTAACTGATGTGGAAGCGGCAGTAAAGAATCGCTGTCCGGTAGAAACTTGCCTTTGTTCAGGCGGAAACATCATGAGCCGTGATGCGGTTATAGAATCCGTAAGAAAAATCTTGGCAAAATAG
- a CDS encoding bifunctional enoyl-CoA hydratase/phosphate acetyltransferase, with amino-acid sequence MVYKNFDELIEKVKGYPSMKRMAIAAAGERHTLEAAFHARKEGIAKPVLVGDEAEIRRIMKELGEDVPDEDIYPAADNKEAAELAVSLVREGKADFLMKGYLDTGVILKAVVNKEHGLGKGGVMSHFTMFDVPGYHKILVPVDGGMVTYPTLEQKRAIIENTVDTLIAMGYDCPKVGVLACVEKVNPKMPETVEAAELARMNRDGEIKNCIVEGPISYDCAVDGEIARLKGYESRIAGDVDVLIAPNIHAGNIMGKMLTCTCKAKLAGFVVAAKCPIVLTSRGSSAEEKFLSIAVSAAAAK; translated from the coding sequence ATGGTTTATAAAAATTTCGATGAATTGATTGAAAAGGTAAAAGGATATCCTTCCATGAAACGGATGGCAATTGCAGCCGCCGGTGAAAGACATACTCTGGAGGCTGCGTTCCATGCCAGAAAGGAAGGAATTGCAAAGCCTGTTCTGGTAGGGGATGAGGCAGAAATCCGCCGGATTATGAAGGAATTGGGCGAGGATGTTCCCGATGAAGATATTTATCCTGCTGCAGATAATAAAGAAGCGGCAGAACTTGCCGTTTCCCTGGTAAGAGAGGGAAAAGCCGATTTCCTGATGAAGGGATATCTGGATACAGGTGTTATTTTAAAAGCGGTTGTAAATAAGGAGCATGGACTGGGAAAAGGCGGCGTTATGTCTCATTTTACTATGTTTGATGTTCCGGGGTATCACAAGATTTTAGTTCCGGTAGACGGGGGGATGGTTACCTACCCTACATTGGAGCAGAAAAGGGCGATTATTGAAAATACAGTGGACACTCTGATTGCCATGGGTTATGATTGCCCCAAGGTAGGGGTATTGGCCTGCGTGGAAAAGGTTAATCCCAAGATGCCTGAGACAGTGGAGGCTGCAGAGCTGGCCCGCATGAACCGGGATGGAGAAATTAAGAACTGTATCGTGGAAGGTCCTATTTCTTATGACTGCGCCGTGGATGGAGAGATTGCCAGATTGAAAGGTTATGAGAGCCGGATTGCAGGTGATGTTGATGTCCTGATCGCTCCCAATATCCATGCAGGAAATATCATGGGCAAGATGCTGACCTGTACATGTAAAGCAAAGCTGGCAGGGTTTGTAGTCGCTGCAAAATGCCCGATTGTACTTACCTCCAGAGGTTCTTCCGCAGAAGAAAAATTCCTTTCTATCGCGGTCTCTGCGGCAGCGGCTAAATAA
- a CDS encoding LVIVD repeat-containing protein, whose amino-acid sequence MADKFYAKGEGNNGYIKNLEVCSFSNLDGNCGMFQMALYKTEAGKYYLYGCCFGGTQNGVMISDVTDPYDPKFIRHFELVDPKEYPTTTSPKLQIADDLMIVAMSCGSGPGALVDQSGEGEIKCEAGIRIYSLKNDPENPEFLGYWDCGLKHVLGVHRFMYNGGRYVHLSSDCEGFEGMIYRIIDIIDPTHPVEVGRWWRPDQYADGYPGREFDPGAPHVPSFMDKGWLHGPPFVRDGIAYMGYGGAGLVIVDVHDVTRPKCLGELKLMPAFSSELAGARTHTALPLPGRDLVVCQNEGERFQFFTPDKIKRAQALNNLHMIDVSDPKQPTLIAEFPYPEVPEDFPYQNFNVAGLGVPGPFGPHNIHEPMDNKPWLEQRGDRVYCCYFSAGLRVYDVSDPYYIKELAYFIPPNPNKKTEESYFPGFPGPRLACTEDVVVDDRGYIMIDALDDGFYILKMKEQ is encoded by the coding sequence ATGGCAGACAAATTTTATGCGAAAGGGGAAGGCAACAACGGGTACATTAAAAACCTTGAAGTTTGTTCTTTCAGTAATCTTGACGGAAACTGTGGCATGTTCCAGATGGCCCTTTACAAAACAGAGGCAGGAAAATACTATCTGTATGGCTGCTGCTTTGGGGGAACCCAAAACGGAGTTATGATCAGTGATGTGACAGATCCCTATGATCCTAAATTCATCAGACATTTTGAACTAGTGGATCCGAAGGAATATCCTACAACCACATCTCCAAAGCTGCAGATTGCCGATGATCTGATGATTGTGGCTATGAGCTGCGGAAGCGGCCCCGGTGCGCTCGTTGATCAGTCGGGAGAGGGTGAAATTAAGTGCGAAGCAGGAATCCGAATCTACAGTTTGAAGAATGATCCGGAAAATCCGGAGTTTTTAGGCTACTGGGATTGCGGGTTGAAACACGTGTTAGGTGTACACCGCTTTATGTACAACGGAGGACGTTATGTTCATCTTTCCAGTGACTGTGAAGGCTTTGAGGGGATGATTTATCGTATCATCGATATTATCGATCCTACGCATCCCGTAGAAGTAGGACGTTGGTGGAGACCTGATCAATATGCGGATGGCTATCCGGGAAGAGAATTTGACCCGGGTGCGCCGCATGTACCTTCCTTTATGGATAAGGGCTGGTTACATGGACCACCATTTGTTCGTGACGGAATTGCATATATGGGTTATGGCGGAGCCGGGCTTGTGATTGTGGATGTTCATGATGTAACACGTCCGAAATGCCTTGGTGAATTGAAACTGATGCCTGCTTTTTCCAGTGAACTCGCAGGTGCCAGAACTCATACGGCACTTCCCCTTCCCGGACGCGACCTTGTGGTGTGTCAGAATGAAGGAGAGCGCTTCCAGTTCTTTACACCGGACAAAATTAAAAGGGCACAGGCACTGAATAATCTGCATATGATTGACGTCAGTGATCCGAAGCAGCCGACATTGATTGCGGAATTCCCTTATCCGGAGGTTCCGGAAGATTTTCCTTATCAAAACTTTAATGTTGCAGGCCTTGGAGTGCCAGGTCCCTTCGGACCTCACAATATCCATGAGCCGATGGATAACAAGCCGTGGCTGGAGCAAAGAGGCGACCGTGTATACTGCTGCTATTTTTCAGCGGGGTTACGTGTCTATGATGTTTCCGATCCTTACTATATTAAGGAGCTGGCATACTTTATACCGCCCAATCCGAATAAAAAAACGGAAGAATCTTATTTTCCTGGTTTCCCGGGACCACGTCTGGCCTGCACAGAAGATGTTGTAGTGGACGACAGAGGCTATATCATGATTGATGCTCTGGATGATGGGTTCTATATTCTGAAGATGAAAGAGCAATAA